The Raoultibacter phocaeensis genome includes a window with the following:
- a CDS encoding FAD-binding protein, producing the protein MSEKTMHNETFETRKSGLSRRAFLGLGAAAVVAGAGLAGCSPSTPADAEAASSKGGSGSSASGSSSAAAWRTAPAAPSEVAEEAECDVLVIGLGHAGSCAARAAAEGGATVCAFEKQELDARSYMSGGQVGHINSELLASQGVPEVDELVFMNDWMLRHNNRPNPGLIRRYAANSGACFDWLFGEYIDDPASVVIRQWPANDAYQEQIGGLRGFIGCAHTGDFMTAALDHCAEVVEQSGGTVYYGTSGYLLITDDAGAVTGAYGEKSDGTYVKVTAMKGVILAGGGFGGNADMLTDLYAESLGLKAEGETLSPGMDQDGSGVALGYWAGGKLDPCMSGMGGNYFYPCDSPSDPAGTAPVLWLNSLGERYCNEGFGSIELAAIPGAKEPSGIIATVFGSNVDDYVYAQVPSHMAIDYAHEASQPSMSGLHEAMEKALAGGAAGSAGADDASGDAAAAGPTADAGGEGEAPAGGGESGGAPAGGGAPGGPGGSTTVYCSDDLATLAGYLGYTGEAVDTFVASVERYNELCDQGRDEDFGKDAHLMIKMEAPYYAYCAEKEIGAPMVTTSGLLVNQDSQVLDQNCNPLPGLYAAGNNSGSRFGYQYTTSISGVSLGIAQTQGYMVGKLVADAQ; encoded by the coding sequence ATGAGTGAAAAAACCATGCACAACGAAACGTTCGAAACGAGGAAATCCGGGTTATCCCGCCGCGCCTTCCTTGGGCTCGGGGCCGCCGCGGTCGTTGCGGGGGCGGGGCTTGCCGGGTGCAGCCCGTCTACGCCGGCCGATGCCGAGGCCGCATCGTCGAAAGGCGGATCGGGATCGTCCGCAAGCGGATCGTCGTCTGCCGCAGCGTGGCGCACGGCACCCGCTGCGCCAAGCGAGGTTGCCGAAGAGGCCGAGTGCGACGTGCTTGTTATAGGGCTGGGCCATGCGGGAAGCTGCGCTGCCCGTGCGGCTGCAGAGGGCGGTGCAACCGTGTGTGCTTTCGAGAAGCAGGAGCTCGACGCGCGTTCGTACATGTCGGGCGGCCAGGTCGGCCACATCAACTCCGAGCTTTTGGCAAGCCAAGGGGTGCCCGAGGTCGACGAGCTCGTGTTCATGAACGATTGGATGCTGCGCCACAACAACCGTCCGAACCCCGGCCTCATCCGTCGCTACGCCGCTAACTCGGGCGCATGTTTCGACTGGCTGTTCGGCGAGTACATCGACGATCCTGCGAGTGTGGTCATTCGGCAGTGGCCCGCAAACGACGCGTATCAGGAGCAGATAGGCGGCCTGCGCGGGTTCATCGGATGCGCCCATACCGGTGATTTCATGACCGCAGCGCTCGATCATTGCGCCGAAGTCGTCGAGCAGAGTGGCGGTACGGTGTACTACGGCACGAGCGGATATTTGCTCATCACCGATGATGCGGGGGCGGTTACGGGTGCGTACGGAGAAAAATCCGACGGCACGTACGTCAAGGTTACGGCGATGAAGGGTGTTATCTTGGCGGGGGGCGGTTTCGGCGGCAATGCCGACATGCTCACCGATCTGTATGCCGAAAGCCTCGGGCTCAAGGCGGAGGGCGAAACGCTTTCCCCAGGCATGGATCAAGATGGATCGGGCGTGGCGCTCGGCTATTGGGCGGGCGGCAAGCTCGACCCGTGCATGAGCGGCATGGGCGGCAACTACTTCTATCCGTGCGACTCGCCGAGCGACCCTGCGGGTACCGCTCCGGTGCTCTGGCTCAACAGCTTGGGCGAGCGGTACTGCAACGAGGGCTTCGGCTCGATCGAGCTTGCCGCCATCCCCGGTGCGAAAGAACCTTCGGGCATCATCGCTACCGTGTTCGGAAGCAACGTCGACGACTACGTGTACGCGCAGGTTCCTTCCCATATGGCGATCGACTATGCTCATGAGGCGAGCCAGCCGAGCATGTCGGGACTGCACGAAGCGATGGAAAAGGCCCTTGCGGGTGGAGCTGCGGGCTCGGCCGGTGCCGACGATGCTTCGGGTGACGCTGCCGCGGCGGGTCCCACTGCCGATGCAGGCGGAGAAGGCGAGGCTCCTGCAGGCGGCGGGGAAAGTGGCGGCGCACCTGCAGGCGGCGGCGCTCCCGGAGGACCTGGCGGCAGCACGACCGTGTACTGCTCGGACGATCTTGCGACCCTTGCAGGCTATCTCGGCTACACCGGCGAAGCGGTCGATACGTTCGTCGCATCGGTCGAGCGCTACAACGAGCTGTGCGATCAGGGGCGCGACGAGGACTTCGGAAAAGACGCCCATCTCATGATCAAAATGGAAGCACCTTATTACGCGTACTGCGCGGAAAAAGAAATCGGTGCACCCATGGTAACTACGTCGGGCCTGCTCGTAAACCAGGACAGCCAGGTGCTCGACCAGAACTGCAATCCTCTCCCCGGCTTGTACGCCGCCGGCAACAACTCCGGCAGCCGCTTTGGATACCAGTACACGACATCCATTTCGGGCGTGAGCCTCGGTATCGCCCAGACGCAAGGGTACATGGTCGGCAAGCTCGTAGCCGATGCTCAGTAG
- a CDS encoding helix-turn-helix transcriptional regulator, whose translation MRFKIRFKAKLAAFAAFFATIPIYSPNVVTFTSSLDVPSESIGWFVNPLLFSALVTGAALALLSLNRPLEKRLFSLPSIVGSTALYLCGFALMAFDALGSPPLLASLEIAAGVACGIGLIPLCIAWGALFASMDIRRALFHLAVFCGIGSIVAFMLSSLSGFALLVSYGLMLVIGVAVPIVKTCAKSIGSDPDTEAEEEELPAKQGSETVVQTFRRLASVAAAPFIGFIVFAFTMSARKFNLFGVYDIEVFAGMIAPLIVIPFCFARIKRPFFSFIYQMLLPVCALALIVFNSFPLDTVPQWIGAATVYVFFAMLGLLALAALCAVAHAREFPPTLVFGGTLAAFSAVSLIGIQVGQAVAEDILGPALLVISTLYFVGLILAALVSLSRSRDEQQASTVAAVPVEEFLKLRCEEIARESALSPREAEILLYMGRGHNPVFIAKTLVLSVSTVRTHIRNIYRKVEVSSREELLALIDSTVA comes from the coding sequence ATGCGATTCAAAATCCGATTCAAAGCAAAGCTTGCTGCTTTTGCCGCATTCTTCGCAACCATTCCGATCTACTCCCCCAACGTCGTCACGTTCACAAGCTCGCTCGACGTTCCTTCGGAGTCGATCGGATGGTTCGTAAACCCCCTACTCTTTAGCGCCCTTGTTACGGGAGCCGCTCTCGCGCTGCTCTCGCTGAATCGCCCCCTGGAAAAGCGCCTCTTCTCACTCCCGTCGATCGTCGGCTCGACAGCACTGTATCTTTGCGGGTTTGCGCTCATGGCATTTGATGCGCTTGGCTCGCCTCCCTTACTCGCTTCGCTCGAAATTGCCGCCGGCGTTGCATGCGGCATCGGCCTTATTCCTCTCTGCATCGCGTGGGGCGCTTTGTTCGCCTCGATGGACATACGCCGAGCGCTTTTCCACCTCGCCGTGTTCTGCGGCATCGGATCGATCGTCGCGTTCATGCTGTCGTCGTTGAGCGGCTTCGCGCTGCTCGTTTCGTATGGCCTCATGCTCGTCATCGGAGTAGCGGTTCCGATCGTCAAAACGTGCGCGAAATCAATAGGCTCCGACCCGGATACCGAAGCAGAAGAAGAGGAGCTCCCCGCCAAACAGGGAAGCGAAACCGTCGTGCAGACGTTCAGACGGCTCGCCTCGGTGGCCGCCGCGCCGTTTATCGGGTTCATCGTGTTCGCCTTCACGATGTCAGCCCGGAAATTCAACCTGTTCGGCGTCTACGATATCGAGGTCTTTGCAGGAATGATCGCCCCCTTGATCGTCATCCCCTTCTGCTTCGCACGCATCAAACGCCCCTTCTTCTCGTTCATCTACCAGATGCTTCTTCCCGTATGCGCGCTTGCGCTCATCGTGTTCAACAGCTTTCCGCTCGACACGGTGCCGCAGTGGATCGGCGCGGCGACAGTCTACGTGTTCTTCGCCATGCTGGGGCTGCTTGCGCTCGCAGCGCTGTGCGCCGTCGCCCACGCCCGCGAGTTTCCCCCTACGCTCGTATTCGGCGGCACGCTTGCGGCGTTCTCGGCCGTATCACTTATAGGCATCCAGGTCGGCCAAGCCGTCGCAGAGGATATTCTGGGGCCTGCGCTCCTCGTTATCAGCACCCTGTATTTCGTGGGGCTCATTCTTGCAGCGCTCGTCTCGCTTTCCCGCTCGCGCGACGAGCAGCAAGCCTCGACCGTCGCCGCCGTTCCCGTCGAGGAGTTCTTGAAGCTGCGCTGCGAGGAAATCGCCCGCGAAAGCGCCCTGTCGCCTCGCGAGGCGGAAATTCTGCTCTACATGGGGCGAGGCCACAACCCCGTGTTCATCGCCAAAACGCTCGTGCTCTCGGTGAGCACCGTGCGCACCCACATCCGCAACATCTACCGCAAAGTCGAAGTCTCGTCGCGCGAAGAGCTGCTCGCTCTCATCGACAGCACCGTTGCGTAA
- a CDS encoding ATP-binding protein: MKLKERPIYIDKLIAARDNGLVKVVVGMRRCGKSSLLELFAQHLRKSGMPEANIVFLKLESSACFDILDHRDLVDAVKMRVEGRGRCCVLLDEVQLVEAWERAVNALCVDFDVDVYLTGSNAYLLSSQLATLLSGRYIEIQMYPLSFREFVDFTGEQNHERALERYLKHGGLPPVVEQGEDGALAQTVLSGIYNTVFVKDIAQHVQIRNPLVFNDVACFLADTAGSSVSITNIGNRLKSARRQTATDTIERYLQALVDAFLFYRTKRFDMRGGTILQGLDKYYPSDLGIKNMLLGFPKRDYGFSFETIVHNELKVRGYEVRIGKADACEIDFIATRFDEVLYVQVSASILDEGTRRREFEAFRAVPWGAGHMLLITADKIGLGRTDGVEVVNLVDWLLKPGR, from the coding sequence ATGAAGCTCAAAGAGCGCCCCATCTACATCGACAAGCTTATTGCGGCTCGAGACAATGGTCTCGTCAAAGTGGTTGTCGGTATGCGTCGATGCGGAAAATCCTCCTTGCTCGAATTGTTTGCGCAGCATTTGCGCAAAAGCGGCATGCCTGAAGCCAACATCGTTTTTCTTAAGCTCGAATCATCTGCTTGCTTTGACATACTCGATCATCGTGATCTCGTCGATGCGGTGAAGATGCGCGTAGAAGGAAGAGGACGGTGCTGCGTTTTGTTGGACGAGGTGCAGCTTGTCGAAGCATGGGAGCGAGCAGTGAATGCGCTCTGCGTTGATTTCGATGTCGATGTGTATCTTACGGGTTCGAACGCATATCTCCTGTCGAGTCAGTTGGCTACCTTGCTATCCGGACGATATATCGAGATTCAGATGTATCCGTTGTCATTCAGAGAATTCGTTGATTTCACGGGAGAGCAGAACCACGAACGAGCGCTTGAGCGTTATCTCAAGCACGGTGGGCTTCCGCCAGTTGTCGAGCAGGGGGAGGACGGGGCGCTCGCCCAAACGGTTTTGTCCGGAATATACAACACGGTGTTCGTGAAAGACATCGCGCAGCATGTTCAGATTCGCAACCCCCTTGTGTTCAACGACGTAGCCTGCTTTTTGGCGGATACGGCGGGTTCGAGCGTTTCGATCACTAATATCGGAAATAGGTTGAAGAGCGCTCGCAGGCAGACCGCTACCGATACGATCGAGCGGTACCTCCAGGCGCTTGTCGATGCGTTTTTGTTTTATCGGACGAAGCGCTTCGACATGAGAGGCGGTACCATCTTGCAAGGGCTCGACAAGTACTATCCTTCCGATTTGGGAATTAAGAACATGTTGCTAGGATTTCCGAAACGGGATTATGGGTTTTCGTTCGAGACCATCGTGCACAACGAGCTTAAGGTGCGCGGGTATGAAGTGCGCATCGGAAAAGCGGATGCGTGCGAAATCGACTTTATCGCAACGCGATTCGACGAAGTGCTGTACGTGCAGGTGAGTGCAAGTATTCTGGACGAGGGTACGCGACGGCGCGAGTTCGAAGCATTCAGGGCGGTCCCGTGGGGAGCGGGGCACATGCTGCTCATCACAGCCGACAAGATCGGGCTTGGACGGACTGATGGCGTCGAAGTGGTGAACCTTGTCGATTGGCTGCTTAAGCCTGGACGCTAG
- a CDS encoding glutamate decarboxylase: METESKILKDMDEKTKYLTPIFGSEASDTQMPLDKMNDEPVEPRLAYEMIKEYLSIEGNATQNLTTFCQTYMEPMATKIMAETMEKNAIDKDEYPMTADLENRCVAMIGDLWNADPSEEPMGTSTVGSSEACMLGGLGMLFRWKKLAKAAGVDIYSETRPNLVISSGYQVCWEKFCRYWDIEMRLVPLEKDHLSLNMDTVMDYVDEYTIGITAILGITYTGKFDDVEKLDELVEAYNQEHKDLPIRIHVDGASGAMVAPFVDPDLKWDFRLKNVWSINTSGHKYGLVYPGIGWVIWRSKEALPEDLIFWVSYLGGEEATMAINFSRSASQIVGQYYVLMRNGFNGYKEIQQRTLDVARYLAAEIKDMGIFEIYEDASNIPIVCWGLKDDADVSWSLYDLSDRLRMSGWLVPAYPMPKDMENTTVQRVVARQDFSMQLAIKLVEDMKKEINTLKNAKFVTGNTQGVINTGFNHGGRAAVDKAADVQSSQVKDAK, from the coding sequence ATGGAAACCGAGAGCAAGATTTTGAAGGACATGGACGAGAAGACGAAGTACCTCACCCCGATCTTCGGCTCCGAGGCGAGCGATACCCAGATGCCGCTCGACAAGATGAACGATGAACCGGTCGAGCCGCGTCTGGCCTACGAGATGATCAAGGAGTATCTCTCGATCGAGGGCAACGCCACGCAGAACCTCACGACGTTCTGCCAGACCTACATGGAGCCCATGGCCACCAAGATCATGGCCGAAACCATGGAGAAGAACGCCATCGACAAGGACGAGTATCCGATGACGGCCGATCTCGAGAACCGCTGCGTCGCCATGATCGGCGATCTGTGGAACGCCGATCCGTCAGAGGAGCCTATGGGTACCTCGACCGTCGGTTCGTCCGAGGCGTGCATGCTCGGCGGTTTGGGCATGCTGTTCCGCTGGAAGAAGCTCGCGAAGGCCGCCGGCGTGGACATCTATTCCGAGACGCGTCCGAACCTCGTGATCTCCTCGGGCTATCAGGTGTGCTGGGAGAAGTTCTGCCGCTATTGGGACATCGAAATGCGCCTCGTGCCGCTTGAGAAAGATCATCTGTCGCTCAACATGGATACCGTCATGGATTACGTCGACGAGTACACCATCGGTATCACGGCTATCCTCGGCATCACCTACACAGGCAAGTTCGACGACGTCGAGAAGCTCGACGAACTCGTTGAGGCGTACAACCAGGAGCACAAGGACCTGCCGATCCGCATCCACGTTGACGGTGCTTCGGGCGCTATGGTGGCTCCGTTCGTCGACCCCGATCTCAAGTGGGACTTCCGCTTGAAGAACGTCTGGTCCATCAATACGTCGGGCCACAAATACGGCCTCGTGTACCCCGGCATTGGCTGGGTCATCTGGCGCAGCAAGGAAGCGCTGCCCGAGGATCTGATCTTCTGGGTAAGCTACCTCGGCGGCGAAGAGGCCACCATGGCCATCAACTTCTCCCGCTCCGCGTCGCAAATCGTCGGCCAGTACTACGTGCTCATGCGCAACGGCTTCAACGGCTACAAAGAGATTCAGCAGCGTACGCTCGACGTGGCGCGCTATCTCGCCGCTGAGATCAAGGATATGGGCATCTTCGAGATCTACGAGGACGCATCGAACATTCCGATCGTCTGCTGGGGCCTCAAAGACGATGCCGACGTGTCCTGGTCGCTGTACGATCTGTCAGACCGCCTGCGTATGAGCGGTTGGCTCGTGCCGGCATACCCGATGCCGAAGGACATGGAGAACACCACGGTGCAGCGCGTCGTCGCCCGCCAGGATTTCTCCATGCAGCTTGCCATCAAGCTCGTCGAGGACATGAAGAAGGAAATCAACACTCTGAAGAATGCCAAGTTCGTTACCGGCAACACCCAGGGCGTCATCAACACCGGCTTCAACCACGGCGGACGTGCTGCGGTCGATAAGGCTGCCGACGTCCAGTCGAGCCAGGTGAAGGACGCGAAGTAG
- a CDS encoding amino acid permease, which yields MGKPNDPSAVVPADNAPVGSVSRPSFTRTLSFFGFFAITASMVMTVYEYPSFASSGFQLVFFLIVGGLLWFLPVALCAAEMATVKGWESGGIFAWVGNTLGRRWGFAALFFQWFQITVGFVTMAFFVLAALAYVFKWDALYNNPLVMFVGVAIIVWGLTFTQLGGTKFTARISKVGFLGGILLPAAILFIGLAVYFLTGGVSQITMDFNTLIPDFSKVDTLVIFASFILAYMGVEASASHINELKNPTRNYPLAMIVLVVMTIVLDALGGLAVATTLPAETLDSNLSFGVIEAFKAIFVTHLGAEWGWLVYVVAILLALGVLAEISAWIVGPSRALLDTAHDGILPPTFKKVNKHGVSVKTVVIQAIIVTIWDAVLCGSIALSGGSSSSVGYLTAIGLTVVIYLVGYVLFFLGYFVLVFKKRNLPRKFQLPGGTPFKAIFAGIGMIMTIGTLIISFFPSSELTDQANTVYQMTLFICFAISVALPFIIYAFRHRWAQPPTPPMGGGAAPVGTVTDGGTAAAVPLEPSAQSPATRAAAPVGEASFTPSASDPGAGQAPPASVK from the coding sequence ATGGGCAAACCCAACGATCCATCCGCAGTCGTTCCGGCGGACAACGCTCCCGTCGGTTCGGTGAGCAGACCGAGCTTCACGCGTACCTTGAGCTTCTTCGGCTTCTTCGCCATCACGGCTTCGATGGTCATGACGGTCTACGAGTATCCGTCGTTCGCATCGTCAGGGTTCCAGCTGGTGTTCTTCCTGATCGTCGGAGGCCTTCTATGGTTTCTGCCGGTCGCATTGTGCGCCGCCGAAATGGCGACGGTAAAAGGTTGGGAATCAGGCGGCATCTTCGCCTGGGTCGGCAATACGCTCGGCAGGCGCTGGGGTTTCGCAGCGCTGTTCTTCCAGTGGTTCCAGATCACCGTAGGCTTCGTGACGATGGCGTTCTTCGTTCTTGCGGCGCTCGCGTACGTGTTCAAATGGGACGCGCTCTACAACAACCCGCTCGTCATGTTCGTCGGCGTGGCGATCATCGTGTGGGGTCTTACGTTTACGCAGCTCGGCGGCACGAAATTCACCGCCCGCATCTCGAAGGTAGGCTTCCTGGGAGGCATCTTGCTTCCAGCCGCTATCCTGTTCATCGGGTTGGCCGTGTACTTCCTCACCGGTGGCGTTTCTCAGATCACCATGGATTTCAACACGCTCATCCCCGATTTCAGCAAAGTGGATACGCTCGTGATCTTCGCCTCGTTCATACTCGCCTACATGGGCGTTGAAGCCTCGGCTTCGCATATCAACGAATTGAAGAACCCGACGCGTAACTACCCGCTCGCTATGATCGTGCTCGTCGTCATGACAATCGTGCTCGACGCGCTCGGCGGCTTGGCCGTTGCGACCACGCTTCCCGCCGAAACGCTCGACAGCAACCTTTCGTTCGGCGTTATCGAGGCGTTCAAGGCGATCTTTGTAACGCATTTGGGGGCCGAATGGGGCTGGCTTGTGTACGTGGTCGCCATCCTGCTGGCACTCGGCGTGCTTGCTGAGATTTCTGCCTGGATCGTCGGTCCGTCGCGTGCCCTTTTGGACACCGCGCACGACGGCATCCTTCCTCCGACGTTCAAGAAGGTCAACAAGCACGGCGTTTCCGTGAAAACGGTTGTCATCCAGGCGATTATCGTGACGATCTGGGATGCGGTCCTCTGCGGATCGATCGCGCTTTCGGGCGGTTCGAGCTCGTCGGTTGGCTATCTGACCGCAATCGGCCTGACGGTAGTCATCTACCTTGTGGGCTACGTGCTCTTCTTCCTCGGGTACTTCGTGCTCGTGTTCAAGAAGAGGAACCTGCCCCGTAAATTCCAGCTTCCGGGCGGCACGCCGTTCAAGGCTATCTTTGCCGGCATCGGCATGATCATGACTATCGGCACGCTTATCATTTCGTTCTTCCCGTCCTCGGAGCTGACCGATCAAGCGAACACCGTCTATCAGATGACGCTGTTCATATGCTTTGCAATTTCGGTTGCCTTGCCGTTCATCATCTACGCCTTCAGGCATCGTTGGGCTCAGCCGCCCACGCCGCCGATGGGCGGAGGTGCGGCGCCCGTGGGCACGGTTACCGATGGGGGCACAGCAGCTGCGGTACCCCTTGAACCGAGCGCGCAGTCACCCGCGACTAGAGCTGCTGCGCCTGTCGGCGAGGCGTCTTTTACACCATCGGCGTCCGATCCAGGAGCAGGGCAGGCACCGCCTGCATCCGTCAAGTAA
- a CDS encoding TetR/AcrR family transcriptional regulator has product MGESSQTPKSLKAQITRASLVLAAAALLREEGPSAVTYRRVAKWAGAASSSVGYYFNSVTELLHEAGQHNIQMWAQRAERAADGAEAMTPEECRENCVDLLVKACLPEESTVPSAHYAQLIAAAESEVVTKAYQKGRQALDAAVKRILDRAGVPMSPRLVYAIVDGAAVAAISEGYDVHDNAATLLAEVAEGYCS; this is encoded by the coding sequence ATGGGCGAATCGTCGCAAACGCCGAAGTCGCTGAAGGCTCAGATTACGCGGGCTTCGCTCGTGCTGGCTGCTGCGGCCCTTCTGAGAGAGGAAGGGCCGAGCGCCGTTACGTATCGCCGGGTGGCGAAGTGGGCGGGAGCCGCTTCTTCATCGGTCGGCTACTATTTCAACTCGGTCACCGAGCTTTTGCACGAAGCCGGCCAGCATAACATCCAAATGTGGGCTCAGCGCGCCGAGCGTGCAGCTGACGGAGCCGAGGCCATGACGCCCGAGGAGTGCCGCGAAAACTGCGTCGATCTTCTGGTCAAGGCGTGCTTGCCCGAAGAGTCAACCGTGCCGTCCGCCCACTACGCGCAGCTTATCGCCGCAGCGGAGTCCGAGGTTGTCACGAAGGCGTACCAGAAGGGCAGACAAGCCCTCGATGCCGCCGTGAAACGTATCCTCGATCGAGCCGGGGTGCCCATGTCGCCCCGGCTCGTGTACGCCATCGTTGACGGGGCGGCCGTGGCTGCCATCTCCGAGGGTTACGACGTGCACGACAACGCCGCAACGCTGCTTGCCGAGGTTGCCGAGGGGTATTGTTCGTAG
- a CDS encoding MFS transporter, which yields MNVENALPNEPLRDFSEEEKHKTLKKVTFSSFLGNFIEWFDYASYSYLATVIALVFFPGEDRLVSVMSTFAVFALSFLVRPIGAIFWGNMGDKKGRKWALSVSILMMSGATFLIGCLPGYAVLGVGAPLLLLLLRMVQSFSAAGEYAGAATFIAEYAPKNHRGFYCSMVPASTATGLLVGSLFATFMFGVWGAESAFVVDWGWRIPFLLALPLGYITHYIRTHLEDSPVYEEMQRTLKQMGSSVKKPIRTLFKKHLRVLIISFGACVLNAVGFYAVLTYLPNYLETTLNYDPGLASIITTIVLVFYIGFIFLSGRISDRFGRKKMLIIACVGFIVLTIPAFLLLGTKSFVVILIVELVMCLLLTINDGTLASYLTETFPTDVRYSGFALSFNLANAIFGGSASVISFWLIDVTGNDIAPAFYMVFIAVLALVAMILSHEHTGKDLSEV from the coding sequence ATGAATGTTGAAAACGCTCTACCGAACGAACCGCTGCGGGATTTCTCAGAAGAAGAGAAGCACAAGACGCTGAAAAAGGTGACGTTCTCGTCGTTTCTCGGGAATTTCATCGAGTGGTTCGACTATGCGAGCTATTCGTATCTGGCAACGGTGATCGCGCTCGTGTTCTTCCCAGGCGAAGACCGCTTGGTCTCGGTCATGAGCACGTTCGCCGTGTTCGCCCTCTCGTTTCTCGTGCGTCCGATCGGCGCGATATTCTGGGGGAACATGGGCGATAAGAAAGGCCGGAAGTGGGCTTTGTCCGTATCCATTCTCATGATGAGCGGCGCAACGTTTCTGATCGGGTGCTTGCCCGGCTACGCCGTGCTCGGCGTCGGCGCGCCGCTTCTGCTCTTGCTGCTGCGCATGGTGCAGAGCTTTTCCGCTGCCGGCGAATATGCGGGAGCTGCGACGTTCATCGCCGAATACGCACCGAAGAATCATCGCGGATTCTACTGCTCGATGGTGCCGGCTTCGACGGCGACGGGCTTGCTTGTGGGTTCGCTGTTCGCCACGTTCATGTTCGGCGTATGGGGAGCTGAGTCCGCTTTCGTAGTCGACTGGGGCTGGCGCATACCGTTTTTGCTTGCTCTGCCGCTCGGCTACATCACCCATTACATCCGCACCCATTTGGAGGACTCCCCGGTTTACGAGGAAATGCAACGCACGTTGAAGCAGATGGGATCCAGCGTGAAAAAGCCCATCCGCACGCTGTTCAAGAAGCATCTCCGTGTGCTCATCATCTCGTTCGGAGCGTGCGTGCTCAACGCAGTGGGTTTCTACGCGGTGCTCACGTATCTGCCGAACTACCTTGAAACGACGTTGAACTACGATCCCGGTTTGGCGTCGATCATCACCACGATCGTGCTCGTGTTCTACATCGGCTTCATCTTCTTATCGGGGCGGATATCGGATCGTTTCGGCCGCAAGAAGATGCTCATCATCGCCTGCGTGGGATTCATCGTGCTTACCATACCGGCGTTCTTGCTGCTAGGGACCAAGAGCTTCGTGGTCATTCTGATTGTCGAGCTCGTCATGTGCCTGCTCTTGACCATCAACGACGGCACGCTTGCGAGCTACTTGACCGAAACGTTCCCGACCGATGTGCGCTATTCGGGGTTTGCCTTGAGCTTCAACTTGGCGAACGCGATCTTCGGCGGCTCGGCTTCGGTCATCTCGTTCTGGTTGATCGACGTGACCGGAAACGATATCGCTCCGGCGTTCTACATGGTGTTCATCGCTGTACTCGCCCTGGTTGCTATGATATTGTCGCATGAGCACACCGGGAAGGATCTGTCAGAAGTTTAA
- a CDS encoding DMT family transporter yields MAENTDLKPTGTEKTNGNGKDGSGNYKMRLGFGTIAMLISATGMGLVPLFSRWATRTDMFNGAEGLNAGDSIGALMAVGRMGMGVIFFVILLLATHKVHVFKKLKLTPAIALGGLMIGLSLACYVTSTLLTTVSNAVLFIYIGPVICVLLARIFRKEPMSKLQWVCLLAVFIGMLFGNNLMGFNESGFFIDFNLQTATPEFPQKGIGDAFGLASGVFYGASMFFNGYRKDADTTARGVWNFIFAVLGAGAVTIILNSLGSSPEMANWALNVHFTPFNWIGAVLLWIICGPIALGFLLVAGRNLPAADYGTIAYWEVPVAIFVGLVVFGEALTINTIIGGILIIGGGAVPSIKGMIAGRKLKQQEEISEKLAAHLEEEETKEGLL; encoded by the coding sequence ATGGCGGAAAACACTGATCTCAAACCTACGGGGACCGAGAAAACGAACGGAAACGGCAAAGACGGCTCGGGCAACTATAAGATGAGGCTCGGCTTCGGCACCATTGCCATGCTGATCTCCGCGACGGGCATGGGCCTCGTGCCGCTGTTCAGTCGGTGGGCAACGCGCACCGATATGTTCAACGGTGCGGAAGGCCTGAATGCCGGTGACAGCATCGGCGCGCTTATGGCGGTCGGACGCATGGGCATGGGCGTGATCTTCTTCGTGATCCTGCTTCTGGCCACCCATAAGGTGCACGTGTTCAAAAAACTCAAGCTGACGCCGGCTATCGCGCTCGGTGGCCTGATGATCGGCCTGTCGCTTGCATGCTACGTCACGTCAACGCTTTTGACCACAGTGTCGAATGCGGTGCTCTTCATCTATATCGGCCCCGTTATCTGCGTGCTTCTGGCCCGTATCTTCCGCAAAGAGCCCATGTCGAAGCTGCAGTGGGTATGCCTGCTCGCAGTGTTTATCGGCATGCTGTTCGGAAACAACCTCATGGGCTTCAACGAAAGCGGCTTCTTCATCGATTTCAACCTGCAAACCGCAACACCCGAGTTCCCCCAGAAGGGCATCGGCGATGCGTTCGGCCTCGCTTCCGGCGTGTTCTACGGCGCATCCATGTTCTTCAACGGCTATCGCAAAGATGCCGACACCACGGCCCGCGGCGTTTGGAACTTCATCTTCGCGGTACTCGGAGCCGGAGCCGTCACCATAATCCTCAACTCGCTCGGCTCGTCGCCTGAGATGGCCAACTGGGCGCTTAACGTGCACTTCACGCCCTTCAACTGGATCGGCGCCGTTTTGTTGTGGATCATCTGCGGTCCTATCGCGCTCGGCTTCCTGCTTGTCGCCGGCCGCAACCTGCCCGCCGCCGATTACGGCACCATCGCATATTGGGAGGTTCCCGTTGCGATTTTCGTCGGGCTCGTCGTGTTCGGCGAGGCGCTTACCATCAACACGATCATAGGCGGCATCCTCATCATCGGAGGCGGTGCCGTGCCCTCGATCAAGGGCATGATTGCCGGTCGCAAGCTCAAACAGCAAGAAGAGATAAGCGAGAAGCTTGCAGCTCACCTCGAAGAGGAAGAAACCAAAGAAGGATTACTGTAG